The following are from one region of the Sandaracinus amylolyticus genome:
- a CDS encoding TetR/AcrR family transcriptional regulator, translated as MEFRDKILIGAATAFGALGYANTRVEDILQESGVSRPTFYKLFESKDDVFETLSAMHHADALERMHHALVTAENGMERLASVIEAFLRWRAGLGRLGRVLDMETRSPHSHLVRHREVVMKTLRDQWQHEMVAGGRPQVDPLIFEAFMAAAERVADTLPFDRAITETDIARRKAVLLRIVSATLAAADERTPALPLHPDHNAPRAPRAKKSSGKHRRVGAPPPPPGATSSRR; from the coding sequence GTGGAATTCCGCGACAAGATCCTAATTGGCGCCGCCACCGCGTTCGGCGCGCTCGGCTATGCGAACACGCGCGTGGAGGACATCCTCCAGGAGTCCGGCGTGTCTCGCCCGACGTTCTACAAGCTCTTCGAGAGCAAGGACGACGTGTTCGAGACGCTCTCCGCGATGCATCACGCGGACGCGCTCGAGCGCATGCACCACGCGCTCGTGACCGCGGAGAACGGCATGGAGCGCCTCGCGTCGGTCATCGAGGCGTTCCTGCGATGGCGCGCGGGGCTCGGTCGTCTCGGGCGCGTGCTCGACATGGAGACGCGCAGTCCGCACAGCCATCTCGTGCGTCATCGCGAGGTCGTCATGAAGACGCTGCGCGATCAGTGGCAGCACGAGATGGTCGCGGGCGGACGGCCGCAGGTCGACCCGCTGATCTTCGAGGCGTTCATGGCGGCCGCCGAGCGCGTCGCCGACACCCTGCCCTTCGATCGCGCGATCACCGAGACCGACATCGCGCGCCGCAAGGCGGTGCTGCTCCGCATCGTGTCCGCGACGCTCGCCGCGGCCGACGAGCGCACGCCCGCGCTGCCGCTGCACCCCGATCACAACGCGCCGCGCGCGCCGCGCGCGAAGAAGTCGTCGGGCAAACATCGCCGCGTGGGCGCGCCTCCGCCGCCGCCGGGCGCGACCAGCAGCCGGCGCTGA
- a CDS encoding NADPH-dependent F420 reductase, which produces MTIGIIGAGNIGSALATALARAHVPAMLANRRGPDSLRDVIAPLAPFITAGMVQDAARADLVVVAVPWSQLPAALRDLGPWNGRIVVDANNPIEAPRFEPADLGGRLSSEVFADLVPGARVVKAFNHLPPPLLAGDPAGHGGKRVLFHSGDDAAAKAEVSGLIARLGFFGIDLGALAVGARLVQFPGGPLPALHLVRIDHS; this is translated from the coding sequence ATGACCATCGGAATCATCGGTGCGGGCAACATCGGATCGGCGCTCGCGACGGCGCTCGCCCGCGCGCACGTCCCGGCGATGCTCGCCAACCGTCGTGGGCCCGACTCGCTGCGCGACGTAATCGCGCCGCTCGCGCCGTTCATCACCGCGGGCATGGTTCAGGACGCGGCGCGCGCCGATCTCGTGGTCGTCGCGGTGCCGTGGTCGCAGCTACCCGCGGCGCTGCGCGATCTCGGACCGTGGAATGGACGCATCGTCGTCGACGCGAACAATCCGATCGAAGCGCCGCGCTTCGAGCCCGCCGATCTCGGCGGCCGGCTCTCGAGCGAGGTGTTCGCGGATCTCGTGCCCGGCGCGCGCGTGGTGAAGGCGTTCAACCACCTGCCTCCGCCGCTGCTCGCAGGAGATCCCGCGGGGCACGGCGGCAAGCGCGTGCTCTTCCATTCGGGCGACGACGCGGCCGCCAAGGCGGAGGTGAGCGGGCTGATCGCGCGCCTCGGGTTCTTCGGGATCGATCTCGGTGCGCTCGCGGTCGGCGCGCGGCTCGTGCAGTTCCCCGGCGGCCCGCTCCCCGCGCTGCACCTCGTCAGGATCGATCACTCGTAG
- a CDS encoding LysR family transcriptional regulator has translation MESLANLESFVRSAETGSFSGAARRLGLTPAAISRNVATLERHLGVRLFQRSTRKVTLTEAGERFLASIGEPLERLQSAIADTSSDRDAPSGVVKVSVSPTLGVEHVLPLLPRFRALHPAIRMDWQLSNRPVDLVAEGFDAAIGGGFELAAGVVARTLAPAHLIAVASPAYVAKHEMPDDPEGLAALEGIAMRSSRTGRLRTWTMRDERGREAVARIDPSLVLDDAGAMCRVAALGLGVALVAVPDALPYLERGALVRVLPRWWADAGNISIYYASRTLLPAKTRAFVAFVREAFARERLAERFSQSASRPRPKRKKLRT, from the coding sequence ATGGAGAGCCTCGCGAACCTCGAGTCGTTCGTGCGCAGCGCGGAGACCGGCAGCTTCTCGGGCGCGGCGCGACGCCTCGGGCTCACGCCCGCCGCGATCAGCCGGAACGTCGCGACGCTCGAGCGTCACCTCGGGGTGCGCCTCTTCCAGCGCAGCACGCGCAAGGTGACGCTCACCGAGGCGGGCGAGCGCTTCCTCGCGTCGATCGGTGAGCCTCTCGAGCGCCTGCAGTCCGCGATCGCCGACACCTCGAGCGATCGCGACGCGCCCTCGGGTGTGGTGAAGGTGAGCGTGAGCCCGACGCTCGGCGTGGAGCACGTGCTGCCGCTGCTGCCGCGCTTCCGCGCGCTGCACCCGGCGATCCGCATGGACTGGCAGCTGAGCAATCGACCGGTGGACCTCGTCGCGGAGGGGTTCGACGCCGCGATCGGCGGTGGCTTCGAGCTCGCAGCGGGTGTCGTCGCACGCACGCTCGCGCCCGCGCACCTGATCGCGGTCGCCTCGCCGGCGTACGTCGCGAAGCACGAGATGCCGGACGATCCCGAAGGGCTCGCTGCGCTCGAAGGGATCGCGATGCGATCGTCGCGGACCGGCCGATTGCGCACGTGGACGATGCGCGACGAGCGAGGGCGCGAGGCGGTCGCGCGGATCGATCCGTCGCTCGTGCTCGACGATGCCGGCGCGATGTGCCGGGTGGCAGCGCTCGGCCTCGGCGTCGCGCTCGTCGCGGTGCCCGACGCGCTCCCCTACCTCGAGCGCGGCGCGCTGGTGCGCGTGCTGCCGCGCTGGTGGGCGGACGCGGGCAACATCTCGATCTACTACGCGAGCCGGACGCTCCTGCCTGCGAAGACGCGCGCATTCGTCGCGTTCGTGCGCGAGGCGTTCGCGCGCGAGCGGCTCGCGGAGCGCTTCTCGCAGAGCGCGTCGCGGCCGCGGCCCAAGAGGAAGAAGCTCAGAACGTGA
- a CDS encoding DUF1993 domain-containing protein has protein sequence MSLHSQIVPPITKLLTNVETWIDLAHEHASKKSFDPAVLLVARLAPDQFPLIKQLQATCDHGKFAAARVAGKEPPKHPDTEQTWDEIRARIRVVREYVAGFTPADFEGAEQRVVPLSFMPGKALSAPDYLHASALPNFYFHATTAYAILRHNGVELGKRHFIGSLPLRDL, from the coding sequence ATGTCGCTGCATTCCCAGATCGTCCCGCCGATCACGAAGCTGCTCACGAACGTCGAGACGTGGATCGACCTCGCGCACGAGCACGCGAGCAAGAAGTCGTTCGACCCCGCGGTGCTGCTCGTCGCGCGCCTCGCGCCCGATCAGTTCCCGCTGATCAAGCAGCTCCAGGCGACGTGCGATCACGGGAAGTTCGCGGCGGCGCGCGTCGCGGGCAAGGAGCCGCCGAAGCACCCCGACACCGAGCAGACGTGGGACGAGATCCGCGCGCGCATCCGCGTCGTGCGCGAGTACGTCGCGGGCTTCACGCCGGCCGACTTCGAGGGCGCGGAGCAGCGCGTGGTGCCCCTCTCGTTCATGCCGGGCAAGGCGCTGAGCGCGCCGGATTACCTGCATGCCTCGGCGCTGCCGAACTTCTATTTCCACGCGACGACGGCGTACGCGATCCTGCGCCACAACGGCGTCGAGCTCGGGAAGCGGCACTTCATCGGCTCGCTCCCGCTTCGCGATCTCTGA
- a CDS encoding tetratricopeptide repeat protein, protein MRDCCVAFVLASIALVLAVSTACAQPEPPRDRRDLEAQARFESGRLAFESGRYEEALADFRRSYELSRRSLILYNIGIVLDRLRRDAEALEAFERFLEAEPDAENREDVEARIAILRTQVAAREPEPTPEIAALPPLPAPRPQEGYEIWAWISAGVGIAAAIAAPITWSAADDAYDDLDARCGDLGCTDAQIDASSAPELVDATNALIVTAIIAGVSTAVAWTLYFVDLRLPSGTALRIGPGSLRITF, encoded by the coding sequence ATGCGTGATTGCTGCGTCGCGTTCGTGCTCGCGTCGATCGCCCTCGTGCTCGCGGTGTCGACCGCGTGCGCGCAGCCGGAGCCGCCGCGCGATCGCCGCGATCTCGAGGCACAGGCGCGCTTCGAGTCGGGCCGCCTCGCGTTCGAGTCGGGCCGCTACGAAGAGGCGCTCGCCGACTTCCGGAGATCGTACGAGCTCAGCCGGCGCTCGCTGATCCTCTACAACATCGGCATCGTGCTCGATCGCCTGCGGCGCGATGCCGAGGCCCTCGAGGCGTTCGAGCGATTCCTCGAGGCCGAGCCCGACGCGGAGAACCGCGAGGACGTCGAGGCGCGCATCGCGATCCTCCGGACCCAGGTCGCGGCGCGCGAGCCCGAGCCGACGCCCGAGATCGCAGCGCTGCCGCCGCTGCCTGCGCCGCGACCCCAGGAGGGCTACGAGATCTGGGCGTGGATCTCCGCGGGCGTCGGGATCGCGGCAGCGATCGCCGCGCCGATCACGTGGTCGGCAGCGGACGACGCGTACGACGATCTCGACGCGCGCTGCGGTGACCTCGGATGCACCGACGCGCAGATCGACGCGTCGAGCGCGCCCGAGCTCGTCGACGCGACCAACGCGCTGATCGTCACCGCGATCATCGCGGGCGTGAGCACCGCGGTCGCGTGGACGCTCTACTTCGTTGATCTCCGGCTCCCGAGCGGGACGGCGCTGCGCATCGGACCGGGCTCGCTGCGCATCACGTTCTGA
- a CDS encoding methyltransferase codes for MAFDVSRRSFLTRHDLHLFAGETLFDRVARVLCEAECLPRKELYESWEVARRVRRRFRGGRVVDLACGHGLVAQLMMLLDDSSPRALAIDRRLPPSASFVAAAIVRAWPRLEGRVTLEERVVGDVALDEDDVVVAAHACGALTDVVLERAIAARARVAVLPCCHDVDRSDRGGLEGWLDPALAIDVTRAARLRANGYDVRTQSIPATVTPKNRLLIGAPLQHR; via the coding sequence ATGGCGTTCGACGTCTCGCGCCGTTCCTTCCTCACGCGGCACGACCTCCATCTCTTCGCGGGCGAGACGCTCTTCGATCGCGTCGCGCGCGTGCTCTGCGAAGCGGAGTGTCTGCCTCGCAAGGAGCTCTACGAGTCGTGGGAGGTCGCGCGTCGGGTGCGCCGTCGCTTCCGCGGAGGGCGCGTCGTCGATCTCGCGTGTGGGCACGGCCTCGTCGCGCAGCTGATGATGCTCCTCGACGACTCGTCGCCGCGCGCGCTCGCGATCGATCGGCGCCTGCCGCCGAGCGCGTCGTTCGTCGCGGCGGCGATCGTGCGCGCGTGGCCGCGTCTCGAGGGTCGCGTGACGCTCGAGGAGCGCGTCGTCGGCGACGTCGCGCTCGACGAGGACGACGTCGTGGTCGCGGCGCACGCGTGCGGCGCGCTGACCGACGTCGTGCTCGAGCGCGCGATCGCAGCGCGTGCGCGCGTCGCGGTGCTGCCGTGCTGTCACGACGTCGATCGCAGCGATCGCGGTGGGCTCGAGGGATGGCTCGATCCCGCGCTCGCGATCGACGTGACGCGCGCGGCACGACTGCGTGCGAACGGCTACGACGTACGCACGCAGTCGATCCCCGCAACGGTCACTCCGAAGAACCGTCTGCTGATCGGCGCGCCCCTCCAACATCGTTGA
- a CDS encoding serine hydrolase: MRSRLVFTALSFSALAACGGARSSAPRAEDTTTRVAVEPSSVETSAGAAPVVEAPAPEAPREDLAAIRIPADVEHAIDDAVHTAITQRALPGAVVAIGRRDGLVFLRAYGARAIDPAIERNDPSTIYDLASLTKPIATATSIALLAERGVLSFDDPASRFVTELDPRITIRHLLDHTSGLPAADPLAQYEGETREQSIARIASLRPEHAPGSRLLYSDLGFVLLGEIVTRASGVPLDRFVAREILTPLRMSSSSYRPDASWLSRIAPTERAERRGGVLVRGDVHDPRAWRLGGVSGNAGLFASAPDLARFARMMLGEGELDGVRVLAPESVRALITGQPRALGWDRRTAEEARTRGLGEGSIGHLGWTGTAIRIDPARDVFVVLLSNDVHPDGRGDVRPLFAELDRLIGHNVDRFLPAPSHVVRTGIDVELASGMPHLRGARAVLITHDAARTHDGRRTLDVLAEREDLEVLRVLAPEHGLGSDREGAIADGRDARTGIEVRGVFGPRRRPDDAMLEGADTLIVDLVDVGARFYTYASTMHQVLLTAAQSRGLRVVILDRPDPLGGAIVEGPGLDEALLSFVNHHTLPLRHGMTMGELARLLDHDHGLALGEQLVVVQAEGWRRALDAFDVGARWVAPSPNLPDLDAVALYPAVALLEGADVSVGRGTELPFRVIGAPWMDTTRVLEALRASSVPGVAFEETRFTPRSARHRGRACRGIRVAITDRAAYRASITGLAIVRAVVGAHRDRLDRTRVLAMVGRAEVLEAIERGAPWDAVLARAEEDARAFEARRAPFLLYE, from the coding sequence ATGCGTTCGCGCCTGGTGTTCACGGCGCTGTCCTTCTCGGCGCTCGCCGCGTGCGGCGGGGCCCGATCGAGCGCCCCGCGCGCAGAGGACACGACGACGCGGGTCGCGGTCGAGCCCTCGAGCGTGGAGACCTCCGCCGGCGCCGCGCCGGTCGTGGAGGCTCCCGCGCCGGAGGCTCCTCGCGAGGACCTCGCCGCGATCCGCATCCCGGCCGACGTCGAGCACGCGATCGACGACGCGGTGCACACCGCCATCACGCAGCGCGCGCTGCCCGGCGCGGTGGTCGCGATCGGTCGCCGCGACGGGCTCGTGTTCCTCCGCGCGTACGGTGCGCGCGCCATCGATCCCGCGATCGAGCGCAACGATCCGAGCACCATCTACGACCTCGCGTCGCTCACCAAGCCGATCGCGACCGCGACGTCGATCGCGCTGCTCGCCGAGCGCGGCGTGCTCTCGTTCGACGATCCCGCGTCGCGCTTCGTCACCGAGCTCGATCCGCGCATCACGATCCGCCACCTGCTCGACCACACGAGCGGGCTGCCCGCCGCCGATCCGCTCGCGCAGTACGAGGGTGAGACGCGCGAGCAGTCGATCGCGCGCATCGCATCGCTGCGGCCCGAGCACGCCCCGGGCTCGCGTTTGCTCTACAGCGATCTCGGGTTCGTGCTGCTCGGCGAGATCGTCACCCGCGCGTCGGGCGTGCCGCTCGATCGCTTCGTCGCGCGCGAGATCCTGACGCCGCTTCGAATGAGCTCGTCGTCGTACCGGCCCGATGCGTCGTGGCTGTCACGCATCGCGCCGACCGAGCGCGCGGAGCGTCGCGGCGGCGTGCTGGTGCGCGGGGACGTGCACGACCCGCGCGCGTGGCGGCTCGGCGGCGTGTCGGGCAACGCGGGGCTCTTCGCGAGCGCACCCGATCTCGCGCGCTTTGCGCGGATGATGCTCGGCGAGGGCGAGCTCGACGGCGTGCGCGTGCTCGCGCCCGAGAGCGTGCGTGCGCTGATCACGGGTCAGCCGCGCGCGCTCGGATGGGATCGCCGCACCGCGGAGGAAGCGCGCACCCGCGGGCTCGGCGAGGGATCGATCGGGCACCTCGGATGGACCGGCACCGCGATCCGGATCGATCCCGCGCGCGACGTGTTCGTGGTGCTGCTCTCGAACGACGTGCACCCCGACGGACGCGGCGACGTGCGACCGCTCTTCGCCGAGCTCGATCGGCTGATCGGGCACAACGTGGATCGTTTCCTCCCCGCGCCCTCGCACGTGGTGCGCACGGGGATCGACGTCGAGCTCGCGAGCGGGATGCCGCACCTGCGCGGTGCGCGCGCGGTGCTGATCACCCACGACGCAGCGCGCACCCACGACGGTCGCCGCACCCTCGACGTGCTCGCCGAGCGCGAGGATCTCGAGGTGCTGCGTGTGCTCGCGCCGGAGCACGGTCTGGGATCCGATCGCGAGGGCGCGATCGCCGACGGGCGCGACGCGCGCACCGGCATCGAGGTGCGCGGCGTGTTCGGCCCGCGACGTCGGCCCGACGACGCGATGCTCGAGGGCGCCGACACGCTGATCGTCGATCTCGTCGACGTGGGCGCGCGCTTCTACACGTACGCGTCGACGATGCACCAGGTGCTGCTCACCGCGGCGCAGAGCCGCGGGCTGCGTGTGGTGATCCTCGATCGCCCCGATCCGCTCGGCGGTGCGATCGTCGAGGGCCCCGGGCTCGACGAGGCGCTCCTCTCGTTCGTGAACCACCACACGCTGCCGCTGCGCCACGGGATGACGATGGGCGAGCTCGCGCGGCTGCTCGATCACGACCACGGGCTCGCGCTCGGAGAGCAGCTCGTCGTCGTGCAGGCGGAGGGATGGCGGCGCGCGCTCGATGCGTTCGACGTCGGCGCGCGCTGGGTCGCGCCCTCCCCCAACCTGCCCGACCTCGATGCGGTGGCGCTCTATCCCGCGGTCGCGCTGCTCGAGGGCGCCGACGTCTCGGTCGGGCGCGGCACCGAGCTCCCGTTCCGCGTGATCGGCGCGCCGTGGATGGACACGACGCGCGTGCTCGAGGCGCTGCGCGCGTCGAGCGTGCCCGGAGTCGCGTTCGAGGAGACGCGCTTCACGCCGCGCAGCGCGCGCCATCGTGGTCGTGCATGCCGCGGGATCCGCGTCGCGATCACCGATCGCGCGGCCTATCGCGCGTCGATCACCGGGCTCGCGATCGTGCGCGCGGTCGTCGGCGCGCATCGGGATCGTCTCGATCGCACGCGCGTGCTCGCGATGGTCGGTCGCGCCGAGGTGCTCGAGGCGATCGAGCGCGGTGCTCCCTGGGACGCGGTGCTCGCGCGCGCGGAGGAGGATGCGCGCGCCTTCGAGGCGCGGCGCGCACCCTTCCTGCTCTACGAGTGA
- a CDS encoding cation:proton antiporter yields the protein MSRTLLGTTNTGRTLIGYVVMIAITIGLFFVIRAQGASLVAPPAHEGAALHTTGSGHGSDLAHVLLAIAVVVIVARLTGAAFQRWLKQPAVMGEIVAGLMLGPSVLGAISPEMQSFLLPASVAPSLGVVAKIGVVLFMFLVGLELDPKLLRGSSHATLAISHASIIAPFLLGSTLALAIYPIYSHAGIDFTVFALFLGVSMSVTAFPVLARILTDRRMQSSALGVTALACAAVDDASAWCLLAFVSGVATAQLDGAWLTIGLVVAYVAFVLLAVRPFARWLAEREERSKEPVSITTLAIVFGMLLLSAAATETIGIHALFGAFLFGVVIPHDGRLAEQIRARLEDVVVVLLVPIFFAFTGMRTQIGLVSGATDWLICGVIVLVATMGKFGGSLVAARFAGLGWRDASALGILMNTRGLMELIVLNVGLDMGVLSPTLFAMLVLMALVTTFATTPVLELINRLAPAPERALAGAPGERAP from the coding sequence ATGAGCAGGACGCTGCTCGGGACGACGAACACGGGCCGCACGTTGATCGGCTACGTCGTGATGATCGCGATCACGATCGGGCTCTTCTTCGTCATCCGCGCACAAGGCGCGTCGCTCGTCGCACCGCCGGCGCACGAGGGCGCGGCGCTGCACACCACGGGCTCAGGCCACGGCTCGGATCTCGCGCACGTGCTGCTCGCGATCGCGGTGGTGGTGATCGTCGCGCGCCTCACTGGGGCCGCGTTCCAGCGCTGGCTCAAGCAGCCCGCGGTGATGGGCGAGATCGTCGCGGGCCTGATGCTCGGTCCCTCGGTGCTCGGCGCGATCTCCCCGGAGATGCAGTCGTTCCTCTTGCCCGCGAGCGTCGCGCCCTCGCTCGGCGTCGTCGCGAAGATCGGCGTCGTGCTCTTCATGTTCCTCGTGGGCCTGGAGCTCGATCCGAAGCTGCTCCGCGGCTCGTCGCACGCGACGCTCGCGATCTCTCACGCGAGCATCATCGCGCCCTTCCTCCTCGGCTCGACGCTCGCGCTCGCGATCTATCCGATCTACTCGCACGCCGGCATCGACTTCACGGTGTTCGCGCTCTTCCTCGGGGTGTCGATGTCGGTCACCGCGTTCCCGGTGCTCGCGCGCATCCTCACCGATCGACGCATGCAGAGCAGCGCGCTCGGTGTGACCGCGCTCGCGTGCGCCGCGGTGGACGACGCGAGCGCATGGTGCCTGCTCGCGTTCGTGTCGGGCGTCGCGACGGCGCAGCTCGATGGGGCGTGGCTCACGATCGGCCTCGTCGTCGCGTACGTCGCGTTCGTGCTGCTCGCGGTGCGCCCCTTCGCACGCTGGCTCGCGGAGCGCGAGGAGCGCTCGAAGGAGCCGGTGTCGATCACGACGCTCGCGATCGTGTTCGGCATGCTGCTGCTCTCGGCGGCCGCGACCGAAACGATCGGCATCCACGCGCTCTTCGGTGCGTTCCTCTTCGGCGTCGTCATCCCGCACGACGGGCGGCTCGCCGAGCAGATCCGCGCGCGCCTCGAGGACGTGGTCGTGGTCCTGCTCGTGCCGATCTTCTTCGCGTTCACCGGGATGCGCACCCAGATCGGGCTGGTCTCGGGGGCGACCGACTGGCTGATCTGCGGCGTGATCGTCCTCGTCGCGACGATGGGCAAGTTCGGCGGCTCGTTGGTCGCGGCGCGCTTCGCGGGGCTCGGATGGCGCGACGCGAGCGCGCTCGGGATCCTCATGAACACCCGCGGGCTGATGGAGCTGATCGTGCTCAACGTCGGCCTCGACATGGGCGTGCTCTCGCCGACGCTCTTCGCGATGCTGGTGCTGATGGCGCTCGTGACGACGTTCGCGACGACGCCGGTCCTCGAGCTGATCAACCGGCTCGCTCCTGCCCCCGAGCGCGCGCTCGCCGGCGCACCGGGAGAACGCGCGCCCTGA
- a CDS encoding 3-oxoacyl-ACP reductase family protein — protein sequence MNGLHGKVALVTGGSRSIGAAIAKHLAAEGASVAITYSASPERAREVVHAIESAGGRAIATRADAGDPEAVRAAVARTVEELGGIDILVNNAAIALAGPIDAITPEDYQRMIAVNVTGAFVATQEAVRHMRTGGRVIHIGSSMTRYAAIGGASLYALTKGALSGFTRGLARDLGPRGITVNAVHPGPTDTDMNPDGGPLSKVIGPGIAVGRYGRPEEIASAVVYLASPEASFVTGADIAIDGGFTA from the coding sequence ATGAACGGACTCCACGGCAAGGTCGCCCTCGTCACCGGGGGCTCGCGCTCGATCGGCGCCGCGATCGCGAAGCACCTCGCGGCCGAGGGCGCGTCGGTCGCGATCACGTACTCCGCTTCGCCGGAGCGAGCGCGCGAGGTGGTGCATGCGATCGAGTCGGCGGGAGGACGCGCGATCGCGACCCGCGCCGACGCCGGTGACCCCGAGGCGGTGCGTGCCGCGGTCGCACGCACCGTCGAGGAGCTCGGCGGGATCGACATCCTCGTGAACAACGCGGCGATCGCGCTCGCAGGGCCGATCGATGCGATCACGCCCGAGGACTATCAGCGCATGATCGCGGTGAACGTGACCGGCGCGTTCGTCGCGACCCAGGAGGCGGTGCGGCACATGCGGACCGGCGGTCGGGTGATCCACATCGGGAGCTCCATGACGCGCTACGCGGCGATCGGCGGTGCGTCGCTGTATGCGCTCACGAAGGGCGCGCTCAGCGGCTTCACGCGCGGTCTCGCGCGCGACCTCGGGCCTCGCGGGATCACCGTGAACGCGGTGCATCCCGGCCCGACCGACACCGACATGAACCCCGACGGCGGGCCGTTGTCGAAGGTCATCGGTCCCGGCATCGCGGTCGGACGTTATGGTCGCCCCGAGGAGATCGCGAGCGCGGTCGTGTACCTCGCGAGCCCCGAGGCGTCGTTCGTCACCGGCGCCGACATCGCGATCGACGGCGGCTTCACAGCCTGA